The sequence GTCTACCTGGAACTTGTGCTctgtgtgcttgtgtgggtgAGCTAATTGGAGTGATTAAAAAGCGGTCACTGCCTGCATTAAATATTCACGTTTGTCGCTCACGTGTGAAGAAATGTGGGTCTGTGTGTGGTTCATCTACAAATGGCTATTAGTACCACAACTCGAAAAAAATACTGCGTGAAATTATAGGTTTGTTATTGTTTGTTATTTTAGGCAGATAAAAAACGGTAATCGTGTTGTGAGAATACTCAACGCTAGAAAATTAAGGGTCTCAATTAAACaagaaaagttatttttaaGAAGTTCTATTACAGCaagaaaaatttttttttttgtaagtgcaATTTTAAATATAACTACCGGTAGTTATAATTCTGACAATGGAAAGGAATAAAGttgcaaaaaataattttacaagaaaaacgtCAAAATTACGGAGTCTTAatttcacaacacttttttttttttttttttttagaaaaactaCAGCCAAAAAAAGTTTGTATGTCAATTTAATAAgaataaagcctttttttttttttacaacaataatGCAATTGTATAGAAGGTTCAATGTTGCTGCAAGAAATGgtgggagaaaacaaaaaaattctaattttacaaaaaaaaaaaaaaaaagaaaaaaaaaaaacaacgcaaaTTTATCAGAGCAAgggcatttttttatgttttttttgttaacaaaaatagTCATAAATATACTCCAACAAAATCCTAATTTTACAACAGTCACAAGTTGCAGAGAATTAAGTTGCAAGTAGTAGTTGAAAGTAGTTTCAgttgtagtagcagtagtatagtagtagtagtagtagtagtaatagtagctacagcatcaagtcaaaatatgagaaaaaaaaaaactctaaatcttacaataaaaagaattaaaaaaataaaaaaaacatcatgataGCCAGAAAAACAAGTCTAATCTAATAAATGTAGATGAAGTAACATTAAGAGCAAGAAGCTGCAATAATAATCATTCTCACAGAGCAGAGAAATAACATGGTTTGGTTCAGCAATTACTCCATGTTTATTTAAGGTGGCCAAAGCAGCAGCACAACAATGGCCATTCCATTGATGCAGTGTGACAAAAGATCTTTTACAATAAACGTGGTCTGACTGTATAAGGAAAATACTTTAATACGGTTGTCAGCACAAACCCTGAATACCGACTTTGGCAAATGTCTGGCAGCAGGACGGCGAAACTAAACATGGCCGCAAATTACCAGAAGTGCTCAGCTGTTGCAGATAACACAACGCAGAACCCCATCCCTCCACCCCCACCCGGCAGCAGTCATTGTATAAACGGACGATAAAAGCTCCCGCGTGTGCCTCTCTTACCTTGTTGTGTTGGTACTTGTAGGGGATCTGCAGCGTCTTCATGGCCTGGATCATGGCCTGCATGGCAGTGAAGATGTTCTGGTACACCAGCCTGGTAAAGGCCCGCTTGTCCTCGTCAGAGTAGCCTCGGCCGTGGATAATCCTCATTTGCTTGATGAAGGTGCTCTTGCCGCTCTCGCCGGTGCctggaaaataaaatataataatactgAATCTGTGTCCCATTAGAGGGTATCCAAAAATGGATACAGATGAGCTATGTTGGAACGTCTTCCTTTATGAATCATGCCGCTATGTTTGGTCTGTAGTTTTAGAAAAATTTGTATCATCTagtcggtttaaaaaaattagtacATTCCTCAGTGTTTGAGGGGTTCCGTAATTTATAGTTgataacatacaaaaaaataaaaggaaaaagggTCTAAACTGGTAATTGAGGTACCCAACTAAAATGAGGGGAAACCTAAGACAGGGGTTCCAAAACGTGGCAGACTCCTCTACAACTTTTTGGTACCCCTCCATTAATTTAAAGCACAACTTTGGATATCCGTCTGACACAACCACACTTCAATCGTCAACAGAATGAGTTCCAAAAAGTAACTTTGATGCCAGTCCCTGAACTTGGTCAACTTCATACTTGAAAGCATTCCAAAAATTGGCAATGACCAAACACTTGTACCTTGGTACCTTTCCAAGCTTTCAACACCAGTCAAGTGTGTGTTGTGAACTCCACCTAAGCTACCGTAATGCCACCAGCACCCAGGGTGGTCAGACTGTGGTTGGTAGGTACCCCAAGGAaagggttccaaaaaataataaaacatagctTATACATTCCGCAACTTTAATTTCCTGTATCTGAATTTAGTGAATGCTAACCTCAATGTACCATAAGTGCAGTAGGCCCTAAACCCAATAGAAGAGAAGGGTACCAAAAAGTGGTGGAGGAGACaaataggttgtttttttttttgttttgttttgtgttttgtttttcactttaATAACGTACACTCACAGCGGCTGCGCGCGTTCGTCTGTCTACGTGACATTTATAAACTATTGTGTAATCAAATGCGGTGCACAAACTTAATTATATGCTTTCTAAACACTAcgcaaaaatatgtaaatatttatttgttgtgttgTCAAGTGCGGGTTCGTTTACCGAGCAAGAGGAGCTTGTATTCGCGTCTCGAGTCCCTCTTGTCGCGGCGTAGCTGCCTCTCAATTTCGTCGTTGATCCTCCGAGCCTCTTTGGCCTCCGGGCTGAGGCAGCAAGCCCCCGCCGCCATCAGAGTCATCGTGCCCGGCTTCAGGCGTCGCCTCCCTGGGCACGGACAAAAACATGATGCCGTTTAAGCtcgggagaggaggaggagagaatGGTGGGGTTTCAACAACCACAACAACCAGGAATCCACTCGGCTCACCGAGAAACACAAGATAACTCAGGAAAGTTGACTTTTTACCTTATTGCAACACTTTAGTGCTAAATGAAGTCAGCGGAGAAGTTTTAGGGACTGTCGGCGGGCGTGGTGGATATGCCGAATATGGCGGAGTTTCACTTCATGACCACATGAAATCCATTTTTGAACTCGAAAAGTAGCCAAGTCTTGTCGAGGAGGAAGGGGGAGAAACACACTCTGCAGCCGGCTTTCGGGTCTTGAACGCGGAGTGTAGGTCTCCGTCCTACCGCTGTGACGGTGTGCACTGGTTCAATCACGCCAAGGAGCCCTGCGCGGATGGCGCATGTGACCGGGAGAAGAGGGGACTGCTCCTCACTCTCTCTGGTGATGAGAAAGCGTGTGAGTTCTCGTCTATTACATTACTGTAACTCGTTTCCTGTAATAAACGAGCCTGCTGGTTGCGGATGGATGTGACATGTGACACaagagtatcgcgatattttaaCTACCAGAACAAATTTGGTATCACGATGCAGATTAGAATCGATAGATGTGAATAAAATCAAGTTTTCTTGCATACCATTAACATAtttcaaaggttttttttttttttttttgcatatctaaatttttaaaaatgtattttttttttaaataaaaacattccgGCAAAAAGCTAATTCGTtgagtttacaaaaaaaaaaaaaatgttgctgcaTACTAAATTAAAAGTATGCGTGAAGTTCAACATTTATTCACTTCAATAACCTTCGACAAGTTTCTGCATAAATGGTCATAAAATGTAGTCTGATCATAAACCACAAACAGTCGGTATACCTCACAAAAATATGTGTCATCTTTTCACAGGTATAAAATTCACAGGGCATGGAGGAAGAAGTGAACTCGAGGATTTGAGAACTGGTCTGACCTCCTTTGGGCAATTACCCCTACAAATCATTTCCTGTTGCAGGTCAGACGTCCACAACAATCAAGAGTAATTTTGGACCATTCCTCTTTACAAAACTGTTCAATTCCTGTGATGCCTGGTGTGAATAGCTCTCTGAGGTGATGCCACAGGATCACAATCAGGATGAGGTCAGGACTGACTGGGCCGCTCCTGAACATGCATTTTCTTCTTCTGAAGCCATTCTGCTGATTTGCTTCTATGTTTCGGATCATTGTTCGGTAAAACACCCATCCTCTATTTATGAGGTTTAACTGTTGGACAGTTCTGCAAAATATGTTGATAAACCTGTTAATTCATTTTCCCATTGATGATAGAAAGCTGTTTTGGCCCTGAATTAGCAAagcacagccaaaaaaaaacaaaaacaaaaaaaaacatttaagtcAACAAAACTTACtgattgggaaaaaaacaaacctttaTTTGGTAATTACCGACGATATCAATCACAAATACACAAAAAGCGAGTCATTTCCCAACATTCTACAAATGGCTATAAACTCACTACCAAAATGATAAAATGCAAGAATACattaaacacttaaaaaaaccaaaactaaatatcAAAGCATTCATTTGGCAAGAGAGGAAAAAACTGGATGTGAATATTATATACATAATTTGTACAgcaaaaaagaaatgtaaaaatcTCTTTAAAAGTATCAAACATTCATCAAACTTCAAAGCATAGTGTGACATCCTTCTAGAGTTATAGTAAAACGTGCACATTAaaatatggaagaaaaaaaaagatggaaaacTGCAAGACTATGAAGAAAATTGTCACAGTTaaccattttcattttaaaattgtcacgAGGTTGACAAAAAATAGCGACGCTAGACAGGTCTGTcaataatgctaagctaactgctGCTCATTTCCTCTGACAGAAAATGCGTGTGAAACTTCATTTAAAaactcgtcttaaaaaaaaaaagagctgcatGCTGcactgtaggggtgttaaaaaaaaatcgattcggcgatatatcgcgatactacatcgcgcgattctcgaatcgattcaataatcggcagaatcgattttttttttttttttttttttttttttttttaaaggattcacaccttgagcatggaagaatgttatatgaacggcacattaagccttaatatttttattttaatgctgttcaaatgtgaaacagattgcaaactgtttgtgtacagtggctcacggttataagcctcaagttttagataaatatattcatacaaatcttacagtgtacatgtacaaatttactgatagtattttctaaatttgaatggaaaaaaatcgcaacaatcgacttataaattcgtatcgggattaatcggtatcgaatcgaatcgtgacctgtgaatcgtgatacgaatcgaatcgtcaggtactaggcaattcacacccctactgcacTGTAATGCAAACAACACTaaggtaaataaaatatattttaatgataTCATGTCCTCCAAAATAATCAACACCGGCACAGGTGGGGCAGgttattatgcttttttttgggttattgtttgtttttacggtTTTCCAGAAGCTTCGATGGATACGGTAGCACTGATCCATCCACGACTGAGGAATGTCAGCAATGAAGCAAATATTGGGCACGGGTTCACTCGTTTTGCTTCCGTCCTAGAAGAATCGACCGGAATATTGCTTCACACTGGGGGACGAAAGAACAACAAATCAGAAAATCAGAAAAATTCAACTTGGCTAGCCAAAACAGCAGAACCTATCAGGGCTTTTAAATAGTCTCTCGGGCCTGGGTTAACCTCAATGTGTTTTATGTTCAAGTTTGTTTATCTACACCTGAGAAATTTCATTTCAGAAATTCCACATTTAATTTTGTAAGCATTTTCAAATTATTCAGACTAATTTGACAGTTTTTAATGTTGGGAGGCACTCGCCTGTTCTGCAGCAGGTACTGTGCATTCTGAATCTGGTCCTGCGTTCCGATGATGGTAATGATGCGGTCCTCCGAACCCTCCAGCGGCTCGTCGATCTTGATGGACGCACCAGACTCATGGCGGATCTGCTTGATCCTCTGGCCGCCCTTTCCAATGATGGAGCCGGCGAGCTGGGAAACGGCCACAAAATTTCACCACAAGTGTCTTTTCCACATCTTTTTTTCCCGCCGCCTTTGAACACTCACATCTTTAGGGATGGTGACCTGCGTCGTGATGACGGGCCCTCCGATGTCGCTGTACGAACCACGGCCACCTGGAAAGCCAATCATGAAGTGTCTTTTATATGTGAATTACagtatgtattgtttttttttttctcccctactCACCAGAATGAAAGTGATCCCAGGAATTGTTGTCTTCAAGTCGccaaaatagaaaacaaaacaattcaaaattagCTAGTGTTTATTCAAACTTGACCGCAATAGGTTAAAACCCACAATATAgaaaccgcaaaaaaaaaaaattaaatcgttTTAGTGTTAcagaattaacaaaaaaatggtgaGACTCACCATAACCGCCTCCACTCTATTTCAGCAACAGGAGAGAAGGAAAATCTGGTTTAGTGTCAGCGCAAAGATGGCATGCTCACAGTCATCTTAATATTCATTTTATACACCATTTCTGACAAGCAGACTCACTCGATTAAATAACTATACCAAGTGAGGGTCTGGAAACGTTCCAAGTGGATGTGGGCACACACACATTATTAATGTTTCACACTCTGTTGACCTGAAATGTCACACCTGCAGTCTCTCTGGCACAACTTGAACTTTGGAACCAAGTCTCCCGCTGTATAACCACGTCCCCGTTATTGTATAACTTTATGATATAGACATTGTATGTGGGTCAAGTCTTAAACTTTTAAGGATCTTGGAATGGTTGACGCCCACTTGGCTGAAACTGGCGTTCTGCTTAAAGTTGTGCGATTGAGTCAACAAAAAGGATGCATTAATGCATCTTGCAATATTGTCTTGATAATCCCATTGCATTGGTATAGGCAAATATCAagtgttaatttttaaatattgttttcaAAGGGATTGGAGAATCTCTGGCAGAATATTCTGAATTCTTCTAACCTCCCTTGGTTGATGTCATGTTCGAATAGTCAACAGTGAGTCAAGAACGCATCTGACGGTCGCAGTCGTTTGGCCTCCGTTTGACGCCATTAATCCGCACAATCCAATTACCAACGACAACGTCACGGattaattattataaatttGTAAGGAAGCTGCGCAAGAACGACTAGCCCGGCAGATCTCCGGCCGGCGTACTCTGATTGCCGAGAGGCAACCAAGGAGACGAACGTTGCCAGGCAACCACGGGCctcagacgaaaaaaaaaaaaaagcatcagcgTACATGGCTACTCTGGTTGTACTACGCTCAGACGAGGGATTCCGATCGCCTCTTGttctcggggaaaaaaaatgcagaaatggCGGCGGCACTCACCATGCTGTCGTAGCGATCTCCTCCGCGGCTTCTTCTGTCACTACACATGCAAAGAGGATGAGCATTCACATTGTTAAAACTGAAGAAAAGGTGCGAGAGGACGTTTTTGGTCTCACCTTGGTCTGTCGTCATAACTGCCATGGGAAAATCTATCActgtaaaaaagaaacattagatctcccaaaaaaataaaataattgcatcattaaaaaaatgctgtcaataaaaaacaattcaaagtaaattcaaaatgaaatcaaaagagtataaataatataaaactcACACCtattaaataaaatctaaaaaatgtaaaatgaaaataaaataaatattctaaaaaaaatatcaagattATAATATTGCAACTATGATCAAATCTAAAGATtacataaaatacaatcagaaaaaaaacgtaaataaaacctaaaaaaatgaataaaaattctaaataaaatcAAGATTAGAATAATGTaactagaggtgtcagtcgattaaaacttttaatcgtaatttatcgcatgacttcaataattaactgacgattaatccCATAttatatatctcaatttatatctaaatttacaataaaatgtacaattttcccCCCTaatttcaatatggttttatttttgaaaaaaattagtgccgtaaaaggcactttaagttaacgagataacgtgataattttgacacccataattgTAACTAAGATCAAATCTAAAGGCTACATAGAATAAATCAGACATGCACAAAAATCCaattatgaaaatgaaaaaattcccaacactgttgtcatggataTTGctgtaaacaaaacatattcTCCTCACCTTCctcgtggcggcggcggcggggagCGGCAGGTTGCGCGCTCGGCTGCCCACGCGTCCCCGGCTCAGCGGCGGTGGCGGACCCCGGCGGGGGCTCAGGTCGTCGTAATCCCGACGGGAGGGGGGCGGGCGGCTGCTTCGTGAAGGGGGCAGGCGCTCGAAACCACCCCGCACGCGGATGGGGTAGCCGCCGCCGGGCCGCCGGCCGCGTTCCTCGAACATGACGGTGAAGCCGCCGTAGTCGTACGTTTCGTCATAGAAGTTGGGGTCGTAAGGTTGGGCGCGGCCTTTGATTGGCGCCTGTGAAATACCggcaagcatgttttttttttgtgtgttgttttttttttttagcatttcggTTCGCGAGTTACACATAGtaaaaagcacattgagagattCAACTGACTATTTGGACGAGCACAAAACTTCACGGGTTAGAGGTCACATTAATTGGGGGGGTGGAAATTTatcttggaattttttattttatttttttaaatcaaagattttttttatatatatattcatctcAAGTTTATCCTGAACTTGCACTGTGTTagtaatatttttgcattttattttattttttgcagtagCTGTTTTGCTTCCATTTGTTTGAGAGGATATTATCAGGGGAAGGGTATAAACTAGGTCAAGACTCACCTCAGCTACCAGCTCTAGGATGACTTTGATGCATTCAACGACTCGCTCCGGCTTACCGCCCACGGAGACAACTCTGTCCGTAGAATGTGGACAACAGTCCTGAAACAGCTTGATGGTCGTTTGTgtattctgtgtgtgtgtgtgtgtgtgtgtgtgtgtgtgtgggggggggggggggggggggaatcattGTCATAAGTGTTACTACGGTAAGCAGGATGGCATTTATGGTCATTTCTACGCAGAAATTGAAGCGCTGTCTCTTTAAGACTCTCACCCTACCTCTCGCAGCTCTTTGATCTTGCTGCCTTTCACGCCGATGATGCCGCCCGCCAAGCTCTGGTGGATCAACAGGCGGAGCTCGCAGTCAAAGTCAATGCCGCTGTAATGCTGGTACTTgttacacaaaaacaacaattggGTGGGGGGAGACTAGTTAAGTATCCTTTGGCATTGCAGATTACCACAGTGTAACCTGCAGGTCTACATCTGGTTTTCTTTAATGTATTCTGATACACAAGGatctagtttttatttatttatttatttattttatttatttattttttttgtttaaagagtttttatttattctatgTACAAGAATATATTCAACGAAAGTATACAGGAgaaaaaattaattacaaatacatacataaaaaaaaattgatatttaaaataaaaacaaagattgtATTAacagtctttttatttttagtactcccttaaaaaatatgtaattaaaatattataaataataaaatctaaataattATAACGAAAAACCAAGAATGtgaataatttaaattaaatgtgcattttttctgtctatcaaataaaaacatgcagaAAAACTGATTAACGTAAGTTGCCATTTATATTTAGTGTTTGCCAGCAAACACCCTACCAGTCGAAGATCTcccattatttttcatcattCTCAAATAGAAATGAGGGCGTTTTACCTCCTCTAAAGTGGGAATGATCTTCAGCAGAATGTCTCCGATGGTGTCGATGTTGGCGTTGACGCTCAAGATCCTATGGAAAAGGCCAAAATGAAAGCAAGACATTACACGAAGGAGACAACGAAATACTATAATCACGACGAACAGGAAACAAGTCGTCAAGGAAACACGTATAGAAAGGCTTGGACGAAGAGGCATCAAACTTGGAAGAGAGGAAACGAAGACTAACATGCACTTAGATACAATTATCTTGGAAGGACGAACGGCTTTCGAATGGCTACAATTAACACGAGGTCACATAAGTGTTGACTGAGGGCTGGGACAGttctgtttttaaaattacagaACATAAAGTGGGAATTAACTGAAACGACACCTCACTAGACGATGCCAGCAGCGTCTCACTGAAAGGGGGAGGAAGCAGGTGGGTCGTAGACCAGTGATTCTCAACTGGTGGACATTGAAAATGGGGattgatatttacttgaaaagaaATCTAGTATTTGTTGTTCACATCAGAAATTCTAGTTAAACTCTGTAAAATTTACTGATAATTTCTGAGTGCATCAACCTTGACTCAGCTTTTTCATGTAAATGTCACTCCCCCACTTTATCTGTTGTAGCCAAACAGCTGTTTGTTAGtaaacaaaatgatttttttttcttgcttacAGTATCTAAACGCATAAAATGACTAGTCGACTAATCCTGAAACAAAGTGTATGAAGCAGCTTGAAATTGGGCTTTAACCTATTCAGTTTGAAATTGCTCATTCCTGTTCAAAATGGTACAACGCAATAAGTTCAGTGAAatcggggagagaaaaaaaacaacaaaaaaactgcattcAAGCAAGAAAATCAGACCAGTTGAGAAGTCCTGTCATAGACAAATGTCGGCAAGAcggtggtggggggtgggggttgggggaGATGCGAGTGGTTACACACTGCAAGATGGTACAGGACAGCAAGTGGTGTGCAAGAAAGAGTGAGGTGTATGGAAGGTTTGGGGCCATTTAGCAGGGGGGAGAGGGAGGGGAACCACAAGATTTCCTGCCCACGCAAACAACTGCCATTGCCGCGCACTGTGAATGGCTTTACGACATATGTTTCAATGTTACAAACAGAACACAATTAAGTAGCCATGCAGCTAGAgctgtaattaactcatttgctcccaatagcatgtaaatacatttttttttaatgttgtaagtgtccccaagacgtatttatacgtttttttgtttgttttttatgttagagcatacagaaggctttgatgtagcctctcagctgcaaagaacggttgcagaaattgtagttattacacaaacgtccagcaggtggcagcagaacaaaggagatcaaccagggccatgttgaaaaaaagctaaattacttagaattttaaatagatttgtgaaaactgatgaaacttagctctcttctaatgctaattgctgcaaaacggaaacagagagaaacatacttttttttcctgatgaaagaagagacgttaatttttcttttggtaggttccatgcttttatagcaatagaacaaaatattctgtgggccttgcaaaatcagtcaaaatccagtaaaacggccgggagcgaacggaattgcttctgtgaaaatggctgggagtgaatgagttaataaaataaattcaggggaaaaaaagttcaagCATAATTTCTGCCTTGAGACCATTTTTTCCACATACACTAATGTGTATCTGCACCACTCGGTGTAGATATGTTGACGAGATTTGTctcccagatttttttttttctttttaaactgtGCAGGAGGTCCTACAGCATTAAGTGTAGGTTATTGTAGACTATAGCAAGTGGTGGGACTTGATTATTACTGAACTTAAATTTCTATGATATCTGCATTTTACTTGAGTATTATTTTggtaactttttatttattattttatgttttattttttgaaaacagaTGCCAGTACTTTCTACTCCTTAGGTTGTCAAAATAGATTTGTTACTTTCATCAACTTTCGCTGATGATGAAATgacgtttatatatatatatataaaaaaaaaaaagaaaaacgtaaaaaaaaaaaagccataaacagaaaaataggTTTATCCGCACTTTAGAGATTGGGATCTTTTGGAGTCATATGGTGGAAACCATAATAATATAGCAGTGGCAAAAAAGTGAAGCATAAACAATAACATAACAGATTTGGAGAAACAAACCTGAACCTTGGCCTCCTTTAGGCGAGGTCCTTATGTCAGCCTAAAAAATCACCAGCTTCTGGTATTGAAAAATTCtgtcttgcattttttttttagtttacatTCATCACATTAGCAAAGCTGTCACGGCAACACTTTTTAGTAGCATAAAAGCCTGAGCTAACAAAGGACAATATTGCCCCGACATttacgttatttatttattttttaataatttgttccTGTACATTAGTGCATACTGTGAGTTTGCCACATGTTAATAGCAGGTGGAGGTGGGTGGTTGCAAAGCGACAATGGAAGGAGATATAGGTGGCAATGCGGGGGAAATGGATGAGTGAAGGAGGGAAGGTAGAGTTTGATGGGTAGGGCTTGCGTTCAAAAGATGTCCGCCTGCCTTGCGGACCTTGAATTGGACAGCCGACATATCAAATATCATGGTAAAGTTCAAGTTAAAGACGTTTAGGAATGGACAGAAACATCAAGAGGACATGTGGAAGGAttgggggaggggtggggggattGGCGGTGGGGAGATTG comes from Festucalex cinctus isolate MCC-2025b chromosome 15, RoL_Fcin_1.0, whole genome shotgun sequence and encodes:
- the LOC144001912 gene encoding LOW QUALITY PROTEIN: heterogeneous nuclear ribonucleoprotein K-like (The sequence of the model RefSeq protein was modified relative to this genomic sequence to represent the inferred CDS: inserted 2 bases in 1 codon) — protein: MTCSRCLEIDRQAGRLGGRTPSFLSTPPSFAAPLPTHEVMQGGRLPASTPPPLIYIQDEPKVQHKMEVQIEQQDEDLTFGTTDTNGKRPAEDMDEEHAYKRSRNADEMLELRVLLQSKNAGAVIGKGGKNIKALRTDYNASVSVPDSSGPERILSVNANIDTIGDILLKIIPTLEEYQHYSGIDFDCELRLLIHQSLAGGIIGVKGSKIKELRENTQTTIKLFQDCCPHSTDRVVSVGGKPERVVECIKVILELVAEAPIKGRAQPYDPNFYDETYDYGGFTVMFEERGRRPGGGYPIRVRGGFERLPPSRSSRPPPSRRDYDDLSPRRGPPPPLSRGRVGSRARNLPLXPPPPPRGSDRFSHGSYDDRPSDRRSRGGDRYDSMSGGGYDNNSWDHFHSGGRGSYSDIGGPVITTQVTIPKDLAGSIIGKGGQRIKQIRHESGASIKIDEPLEGSEDRIITIIGTQDQIQNAQYLLQNSVKQYSGRFF